A window of the Phragmites australis chromosome 20, lpPhrAust1.1, whole genome shotgun sequence genome harbors these coding sequences:
- the LOC133902177 gene encoding SEC14 cytosolic factor-like has translation MAAPSEEAIKQFSALMEQLEEPLKTTFQNVHQGYPRGTLVRFLKAREWSVPKAHKMLMDCLNWRIQNEIDSMLAKPIVPLDLYRAIRDTLLVGLTGYSKQGQPVYAFGVGLSTFDKASVNYYVQSHIQMNEYRDRVVLPAASKKFGRQINTCLKVMDMTGLKLSALSQIKMLTMITTVDDLNYPEKTETYYIVNAPYVFSACWKVVKPLLQERTKKKIQVLYGSGRDELLKVMDYESLPHFCKREGSGSSNDSFDRVDCYSYNHPFHQQLYNYVKQQSLNQGFVGPVKQGSFHVDVPTPELEPVKIAETIELEFHNLRGGNGLSHSFNRIKIEGP, from the exons ATGGCGGCCCCCTCTGAGGAGGCTATCAAGCAGTTCTCCGCGCTAATGGAGCAGC tGGAGGAGCCGCTCAAGACCACATTCCAG AATGTGCATCAAGGATACCCGAGGGGGACTTTGGTGCGTTTCCTAAAGGCCAGAGAATGGAGTGTTCCCAAAGCTCATAAAATG CTAATGGATTGCTTAAATTGGAGGATACAGAATGAGATTGACAGCATGCTAGCT AAACCCATAGTTCCACTTGATTTGTATAGAGCTATTCGGGACACGCTACTTGTTGGATTGACGGGATACTCCAAGCAG GGACAACCTGTTTATGCATTTGGTGTTGGTCTCAGTACCTTTGACAAGGCATCG GTGAACTACTATGTTCAGTCACACATACAAATGAATGAATATCGAGATCGTGTTGTCCTG CCGGCTGCATCGAAGAAGTTCGGGAGACAGATTAATACCTGCTTGAAGGTTATGGATATGACTGGCTTGAAGCTGTCTGCGTTGAGCCAAATAAAG ATGTTGACCATGATTACAACTGTTGATGACCTTAATTATCCTGAGAAAACCGAAACGTATTACATTGTGAATGCTCCATATGTTTTTTCGGCATGTTGGAAG GTTGTGAAGCCACTTTTACAAGAAAGAACTAAAAAGAAGATCCAAGTCTTGTATGGCTCCGGAAGGGATGAGTTATTGAAG GTTATGGACTATGAGTCACTTCCACACTTTTGCAAGAGAGAAGGATCAGGTTCATCCAACGACTCGTTCGACAGAGTTGATTGCTACTCCTATAATCATCCTTTCCACCAGCAGCTGTACAACTACGTGAAGCAGCAATCTCTGAACCAGGGCTTTGTTGGCCCTGTAAAGCAAGGCTCGTTCCATGTGGATGTGCCCACACCTGAACTTGAGCCAGTCAAGATCGCGGAGACGATCGAATTGGAGTTCCACAATTTGAGGGGAGGCAACGGGCTCTCACACTCGTTCAACCGAATCAAGATCGAAGGTCCATGA